Proteins encoded by one window of Channa argus isolate prfri chromosome 1, Channa argus male v1.0, whole genome shotgun sequence:
- the LOC137139714 gene encoding ras and Rab interactor 2-like isoform X4: protein MGKKNETSNGDQITDKPLWLGEEVGGLFLQASPCAGIRAGLVGARDSGYDSLHRRLSVLDRLVHTHSVWLQLGLSHQDATHILKDQPTGTFLVRKSTSLQRKVISLRMNKDSAVPIKDFPVKESQYTFSLEGSGLSFADLFRLVAFCCISRLPIIPFFVWVLVDFYIDVLPFTLKLPEAIASARTSADLEEVAELGAGFWEAELYHRRKESFSLLGIAAPKKPPPPAQIPFSLPATPQRPRLRTRTPSELECYQANGALCFINPLFIKVHQTNIDQGTTTNRSETATHDPREESVSTNSQFSNKDTQHSRINSPYVCSSDPSDCSYLDWSNLKFLGRNPGLQDNYNPNNSSQKLSAAHSVSLSPPPRPPPPQHLGLPVRQRSMPEKVSWINNIPKEKREERERGSSLLSRLGSSLSITPSSSPPKRLSISSPISIPLPSFPLSLSSLSSSARREKALQSSDQDDAQCSLALEEWTIEKALIRAKLSCNDARTITQDSSSPPEQSLMTASKQTEMQEGEEEIGEECSGGDQRLSDMSISTDSSDSMDFFQSSVFFLPPLHDPSPPTEADFNTHLPLSLPPSHLPFSIMDQDDEDEDDDNNDEPDYGVSLESDQEQDQDVTMVPPGRHTKRCPSALVLQRALRGHLHKMSGVFNSLLTPEKRAIRKVVELSRRKGSYFGCLVQDYLSYMSEGATQAWQGYTSGLELLQTVRQFITQMKSYLRQSSEMEPPIESLIPEDQIDRVLEKAMHKCVLKPLKPVLCVALQEFQVSSGEWQELKENLSLAKGRHPQEMGVADALPPDPVAVEKIKHKFHTMCKLYSPEKKVTMLLRVCKLIYTIMEANSGRLYGADDFLPMLTYVLAQCDMPQLDNEILYMMELLDPSLLNGEGGYYLTSAYGAMSLIRNFQEEQAARVLSSETRDTLHQWHRRRTAQRSAPSIDDFQNYLRVALQELNSGCTAKTLQVRPYATVEEVCQLCAQKFKVSDPENYGLFLLMEGSSQQLAPDIHPQKIKAELHSRPQAPAFNFVFRRLTNSNTLTSTSNLNNLIVTCDPQANLNNPNMNQSGSPPQPGLNSGLSPALTISVQPSQLNGNSLFV, encoded by the exons gctGGGAGAAGAGGTGGGCGGTCTCTTCCTACAGGCTTCACCTTGTGCTGGTATCAGAGCAGGGCTAGTGGGAGCAAGAGATTCAGGCTATGACTCCCTTCATCGACGGCTCAGTGTCCTGGACAGACTGGTGCATACACATAGTGTTTGGTTGCAGCTGGGCCTCAGCCATCAGGATGCCACACACATACTGAAGGACCAGCCTACTGGG ACATTCCTGGTGAGAAAGTCAACCAGCCTCCAGAGGAAAGTTATATCTCTACGCATGAACAAAGACTCTGCAGTACCCATCAAAGATTTCCCTGTCAAGGAAAGCCAATATA CTTTTTCTTTGGAGGGATCAGGCCTGAGCTTTGCAGACCTCTTTCGTCTGGTGGCTTTCTGCTGCATCAGCAG gttacccataattcccttctTCGTGTGGGTCCTCGTCGACTTTTACAT AGATGTGTTGCCCTTCACTTTGAAGCTTCCAGAGGCCATCGCCTCAGCCAGAACATCTGCAGATCTTGAGGAGGTTGCTGAACTTGGAGCAG GTTTCTGGGAGGCTGAGTTGTACCACAGGAGGAAGGAGTCATTCTCATTGTTAGGGATAGCAGCTCCCAAGAAACCACCTCCCCCAGCCCAAATACCATTCTCCTTGCCAGCCACACCACAGCGCCCTCGGCTTAGAACTCGCACCCCATCTGAGCTTGAGTGCTACCAGGCTAACGGAGCACTGTGCTTCATCAACCCCCTCTTTATTAAGGTCCACCAAACAAACATTGATCAGGGCACCACCACCAACCGATCTGAGACAGCAACGCATGACCCGAGGGAGGAATCTGTTAGTACTAACTCCCAATTCAGCAACAAAGATACTCAGCACTCTCGTATCAATAGTCCTTATGTCTGTAGCTCAGATCCAAGTGACTGCAGCTACTTAGATTGGAGCAACCTGAAGTTTCTTGGCAGAAACCCAGGACTACAAGACAATTACAATCCAAACAACAGCAGTCAAAAGTTAAGTGCTGCACACAGTGTGTCTCTTTCCCCGCCCCCTCGTCCACCCCCTCCACAACACTTGGGCCTTCCTGTCCGACAGCGCAGCATGCCAGAGAAGGTCTCCTGGATTAATAACATCCCCAAGGagaagagggaagagagagagcggGGCAGCAGCCTCCTTTCTCGTCTGGGTTCCTCACTAAGCATCACTCCCTCATCCTCTCCTCCCAAAAGACTCAGCATTAGCTCCCCTATATCCATCCCCCTGCCTTCCTTTCCCCTTTCTCTttcatctctctcctcttctgctCGTCGGGAAAAGGCCCTACAATCTTCAGACCAGGACGATGCTCAGTGCAGCCTGGCACTGGAGGAATGGACTATTGAGAAGGCCCTTATCAGGGCCAAACTGTCATGTAATGACGCAAGGACCATCACCCAGGACTCTAGCAGTCCTCCAGAACAGTCTCTGATGACAGCCAGTAAGCAGACAGAGATgcaagaaggagaggaagaaataGGTGAGGAGTGCAGTGGGGGTGACCAGAGGCTGAGTGACATGAGTATTTCCACTGATTCCTCAGACTCTATGGATTTCTTTCAGtcctcagttttctttcttcctcctctgcatGACCCTAGCCCCCCGACTGAAGCTGACTTTAATACCCACCTCCCACTCTCCCTCCCACCATCCCATCTGCCTTTCTCCATTATGGATcaagatgatgaagatgaggatgatgacaaTAATGATGAGCCTGACTATGGTGTCAGTCTTGAGAGTGACCAGGAACAGGACCAGGATGTGACCATGGTGCCACCAGGTCGTCACACAAAACGCTGCCCTAGTGCTTTGGTTCTACAGAGGGCCTTGCGCGGACACCTGCACAAGATGAGTGGTGTTTTCAACTCTCTGCTGACACCTGAGAAGAGGGCAATCCGCAAGGTGGTGGAGCTGTCAAGGCGTAAAGGCTCATACTTTGGCTGTCTGGTGCAGGACTACCTAAGCTATATGAGTGAGGGGGCTACCCAGGCTTGGCAGGGATATACGTCCGGACTGGAGTTGCTGCAGACTGTCCGACAGTTTATCACTCAAATGAAGAGCTACCTGAGACAGAGCTCCGAGATGGAGCCACCAATTGAGAGCCTCATCCCCGAAGACCAGATTG ACCGGGTCCTGGAAAAGGCCATGCACAAGTGTGTCTTGAAGCCTCTGAAACCAGTCCTGTGTGTAGCCCTGCAGGAGTTCCAGGTGAGCAGCGGGGAGTGGCAGGAACTGAAGGAGAACCTGTCATTAGCTAAGGGCCGGCATCCACAGGAAATGGGTGTGGCCGATGCTCTGCCCCCTGACCCAGTGGCCGTAGAGAAGATTAAGCACAAGTTTCACACTATGTGTAAACTGTACTCCCCAGAGAAAAAGGTCACCATGCTGCTGAGAGTCTGCAAACTCATCTACACTATTATGGAGGCCAATTCAG GTCGTCTGTATGGTGCTGACGACTTCCTTCCCATGCTGACCTATGTGCTGGCCCAGTGTGACATGCCCCAATTGGACAATGAGATACTTTACATGATGGAGCTACTGGACCCTTCACTGCTTAATGGAGAAG GTGGCTACTACCTGACAAGTGCCTATGGAGCGATGTCCCTCATCAGAAACTTCCAGGAAGAGCAGGCAGCCAGAGTGCTCAGCTCAGAAACTAGAGATACACTTCACCAGTGGCACCGGCGCCGCACCGCCCAGCGCTCTGCACCATCCATTGATGACTTCCag AATTACCTGCGGGTGGCGCTACAGGAGCTGAATAGTGGATGTACAGCCAAGACTCTACAGGTGCGACCTTACGCCACTGTGGAGGAGGTGTGCCAGTTGTGTGCCCAGAAGTTTAAGGTGTCAGACCCTGAAAACTATGGCCTCTTTCTGCTGATGGAGGGCAGCAGCCAGCAGCTGGCACCAGACATTCACCCTCAGAAGATCAAAGCTGAGCTCCACAGCCGCCCCCAGGCCCCTGCCTTCAACTTTGTCTTCCGCCGCCTGACTAACAGTAACACCCTGACATCCACCTCCAACCTCAACAATCTCATTGTGACCTGTGACCCCCAGGCCAATCTGAACAACCCCAACATGAACCAGTCAGGCTCTCCCCCTCAACCTGGTCTCAACTCAGGCCTCAGCCCAGCTCTGACCATTAGCGTGCAACCCAGCCAACTCAATGGCAACTCCCTGTTTGTGTGA
- the LOC137139714 gene encoding ras and Rab interactor 2-like isoform X5, with the protein MSHNTVSQNQLSISFCRCSSLFQLWKCTVKLSLRLTACLWATELWDNSFWEAELYHRRKESFSLLGIAAPKKPPPPAQIPFSLPATPQRPRLRTRTPSELECYQANGALCFINPLFIKVHQTNIDQGTTTNRSETATHDPREESVSTNSQFSNKDTQHSRINSPYVCSSDPSDCSYLDWSNLKFLGRNPGLQDNYNPNNSSQKLSAAHSVSLSPPPRPPPPQHLGLPVRQRSMPEKVSWINNIPKEKREERERGSSLLSRLGSSLSITPSSSPPKRLSISSPISIPLPSFPLSLSSLSSSARREKALQSSDQDDAQCSLALEEWTIEKALIRAKLSCNDARTITQDSSSPPEQSLMTASKQTEMQEGEEEIGEECSGGDQRLSDMSISTDSSDSMDFFQSSVFFLPPLHDPSPPTEADFNTHLPLSLPPSHLPFSIMDQDDEDEDDDNNDEPDYGVSLESDQEQDQDVTMVPPGRHTKRCPSALVLQRALRGHLHKMSGVFNSLLTPEKRAIRKVVELSRRKGSYFGCLVQDYLSYMSEGATQAWQGYTSGLELLQTVRQFITQMKSYLRQSSEMEPPIESLIPEDQIDRVLEKAMHKCVLKPLKPVLCVALQEFQVSSGEWQELKENLSLAKGRHPQEMGVADALPPDPVAVEKIKHKFHTMCKLYSPEKKVTMLLRVCKLIYTIMEANSGRLYGADDFLPMLTYVLAQCDMPQLDNEILYMMELLDPSLLNGEGGYYLTSAYGAMSLIRNFQEEQAARVLSSETRDTLHQWHRRRTAQRSAPSIDDFQNYLRVALQELNSGCTAKTLQVRPYATVEEVCQLCAQKFKVSDPENYGLFLLMEGSSQQLAPDIHPQKIKAELHSRPQAPAFNFVFRRLTNSNTLTSTSNLNNLIVTCDPQANLNNPNMNQSGSPPQPGLNSGLSPALTISVQPSQLNGNSLFV; encoded by the exons ATGAGTCATAACACAGTGAGCCAGAACCAGTTGAGCATCAGTTTTTGCAGATGCAGCAGTCTTTTCCAACTTTGGAAGTGTACAGTGAAGTTGAGTTTGAGATTAACAGCTTGTCTGTGGGCAACTGAGCTTTGGGATAACA GTTTCTGGGAGGCTGAGTTGTACCACAGGAGGAAGGAGTCATTCTCATTGTTAGGGATAGCAGCTCCCAAGAAACCACCTCCCCCAGCCCAAATACCATTCTCCTTGCCAGCCACACCACAGCGCCCTCGGCTTAGAACTCGCACCCCATCTGAGCTTGAGTGCTACCAGGCTAACGGAGCACTGTGCTTCATCAACCCCCTCTTTATTAAGGTCCACCAAACAAACATTGATCAGGGCACCACCACCAACCGATCTGAGACAGCAACGCATGACCCGAGGGAGGAATCTGTTAGTACTAACTCCCAATTCAGCAACAAAGATACTCAGCACTCTCGTATCAATAGTCCTTATGTCTGTAGCTCAGATCCAAGTGACTGCAGCTACTTAGATTGGAGCAACCTGAAGTTTCTTGGCAGAAACCCAGGACTACAAGACAATTACAATCCAAACAACAGCAGTCAAAAGTTAAGTGCTGCACACAGTGTGTCTCTTTCCCCGCCCCCTCGTCCACCCCCTCCACAACACTTGGGCCTTCCTGTCCGACAGCGCAGCATGCCAGAGAAGGTCTCCTGGATTAATAACATCCCCAAGGagaagagggaagagagagagcggGGCAGCAGCCTCCTTTCTCGTCTGGGTTCCTCACTAAGCATCACTCCCTCATCCTCTCCTCCCAAAAGACTCAGCATTAGCTCCCCTATATCCATCCCCCTGCCTTCCTTTCCCCTTTCTCTttcatctctctcctcttctgctCGTCGGGAAAAGGCCCTACAATCTTCAGACCAGGACGATGCTCAGTGCAGCCTGGCACTGGAGGAATGGACTATTGAGAAGGCCCTTATCAGGGCCAAACTGTCATGTAATGACGCAAGGACCATCACCCAGGACTCTAGCAGTCCTCCAGAACAGTCTCTGATGACAGCCAGTAAGCAGACAGAGATgcaagaaggagaggaagaaataGGTGAGGAGTGCAGTGGGGGTGACCAGAGGCTGAGTGACATGAGTATTTCCACTGATTCCTCAGACTCTATGGATTTCTTTCAGtcctcagttttctttcttcctcctctgcatGACCCTAGCCCCCCGACTGAAGCTGACTTTAATACCCACCTCCCACTCTCCCTCCCACCATCCCATCTGCCTTTCTCCATTATGGATcaagatgatgaagatgaggatgatgacaaTAATGATGAGCCTGACTATGGTGTCAGTCTTGAGAGTGACCAGGAACAGGACCAGGATGTGACCATGGTGCCACCAGGTCGTCACACAAAACGCTGCCCTAGTGCTTTGGTTCTACAGAGGGCCTTGCGCGGACACCTGCACAAGATGAGTGGTGTTTTCAACTCTCTGCTGACACCTGAGAAGAGGGCAATCCGCAAGGTGGTGGAGCTGTCAAGGCGTAAAGGCTCATACTTTGGCTGTCTGGTGCAGGACTACCTAAGCTATATGAGTGAGGGGGCTACCCAGGCTTGGCAGGGATATACGTCCGGACTGGAGTTGCTGCAGACTGTCCGACAGTTTATCACTCAAATGAAGAGCTACCTGAGACAGAGCTCCGAGATGGAGCCACCAATTGAGAGCCTCATCCCCGAAGACCAGATTG ACCGGGTCCTGGAAAAGGCCATGCACAAGTGTGTCTTGAAGCCTCTGAAACCAGTCCTGTGTGTAGCCCTGCAGGAGTTCCAGGTGAGCAGCGGGGAGTGGCAGGAACTGAAGGAGAACCTGTCATTAGCTAAGGGCCGGCATCCACAGGAAATGGGTGTGGCCGATGCTCTGCCCCCTGACCCAGTGGCCGTAGAGAAGATTAAGCACAAGTTTCACACTATGTGTAAACTGTACTCCCCAGAGAAAAAGGTCACCATGCTGCTGAGAGTCTGCAAACTCATCTACACTATTATGGAGGCCAATTCAG GTCGTCTGTATGGTGCTGACGACTTCCTTCCCATGCTGACCTATGTGCTGGCCCAGTGTGACATGCCCCAATTGGACAATGAGATACTTTACATGATGGAGCTACTGGACCCTTCACTGCTTAATGGAGAAG GTGGCTACTACCTGACAAGTGCCTATGGAGCGATGTCCCTCATCAGAAACTTCCAGGAAGAGCAGGCAGCCAGAGTGCTCAGCTCAGAAACTAGAGATACACTTCACCAGTGGCACCGGCGCCGCACCGCCCAGCGCTCTGCACCATCCATTGATGACTTCCag AATTACCTGCGGGTGGCGCTACAGGAGCTGAATAGTGGATGTACAGCCAAGACTCTACAGGTGCGACCTTACGCCACTGTGGAGGAGGTGTGCCAGTTGTGTGCCCAGAAGTTTAAGGTGTCAGACCCTGAAAACTATGGCCTCTTTCTGCTGATGGAGGGCAGCAGCCAGCAGCTGGCACCAGACATTCACCCTCAGAAGATCAAAGCTGAGCTCCACAGCCGCCCCCAGGCCCCTGCCTTCAACTTTGTCTTCCGCCGCCTGACTAACAGTAACACCCTGACATCCACCTCCAACCTCAACAATCTCATTGTGACCTGTGACCCCCAGGCCAATCTGAACAACCCCAACATGAACCAGTCAGGCTCTCCCCCTCAACCTGGTCTCAACTCAGGCCTCAGCCCAGCTCTGACCATTAGCGTGCAACCCAGCCAACTCAATGGCAACTCCCTGTTTGTGTGA